GGGATAGAGAGTTAAATTTTAGTAAAACACAAAACAAGTGATACTATAACTTTAACCAAGTAATTCCATAGCATCTTTGTATACACTAACTAGCGAAGCTAAAGTAACAAAAGCACCGATAATTAAAAAAATCATTTCAATTTTTTTCTTTTATTCTCTTTTATTTTTTCCTTTTTATCTTCTTCTTGATTTTGCTCAATATGCAAAATATCAACAAGATTTTCTATTTGAATTTTTAATTCTTGATGTTGCTCTAAAATATTATAATAATGAAATATAATTTTCCATATTGTATGTTTTTGTTGGTAGTTATAATGTATTGGGTTGCTAAAAAAATATTTCAAATTAAAAACATAAAAATCTTTTTTAATATCAATAACATCATGGTAGTTTTCTTTATCTATAATACTTGAAGTCAAATTCAAATAATACTCCATTTTCTCACGATAAGCCAAAGAAAGTGCAAACATAGTCATTGTATCTTTAAATTTACTTTCACAATTGTTAAATTTAGCCTGAAACAAAAAGCCTTTTTCTGAAAACACAACTTTAATATCTGGATTATCATAACAATTTGATTTATCTATTTTTAATGTAAAACCACCTCTTAATAGTTGCGATATTTTACCATCATTCATATTTTCATCAGTATATGCAACTATATAATCTATCACACTTTTTTTAAATTGACAATACTCTTGACCTACGAAAACTCCATCTTTTATACATATATCAAAAATTTTATATATTAGTATTGTACCTTTGGCATAATTTTGGTCTTCTATATTGGTATAAATTTCTAAATTTTGTGCCAAAAAGATATGAAAAAAATCCTTTAGCCTTGTATCTTTTTTAAATTTATCCTTGCAAAAATTTTCGATAATTTTAACTTGATATATTTACCATGATATATTCCTAATATTTGCAATATATTTTAATTAAAATATTATTTTGTGCAACTAAAAATAAATTATATATAGGTTTTCATATTTGAGTAAAATCTAAATTAGTGGTGCGGATGAAAGGACTTGAACCTTCACGCATTGCTGCACCAGATCCTAAGTCTGGCGTGTCTGCCAATTTCACCACATCCGCAAAAGTGGTACGCTCAAGAGGATTCGAACCTCTGACCTACGGCTTAGAAGGCCGTTGCTCTATCCAGCTGAGCTATGAGCGCATAAAAATAAAAGTAACAATGGGCTTATGGTGCGCCCGATAGGAATCGAACCCATAACCTACAGATCCGAAGTCTGTCGCTCTATCCAGTTGAGCTACGAGCGCTGATGGGGTGAGTGATGGGAATCGAACCCACGACCCTCAGGACCACAATCTGATGCTCTAACCGACTGAGCTACACTCACCATTTATAAAAATGGTCGGGGTGAAAGGATTCGAACCTTCGGCCCCTTGGTCCCAAACCAAGTGCGCTAACCAGACTGCGCTACACCCCGATGTACAAAAATAAAGCGTTATTCTACATAAAAAAATATTAAAAGTCAAGATAAATGAGAATATTTAGCATAAAAAAAATGCTAAATATTTTAAGAATTATTTGTTTGCTTTTTTTGTGAAATGATGTTTAAAATTTCAACTACCAAAGAAAAGGCCATAGCTACATAAATATAGGCCTTATCTATATGAATATCAAAACTTTCACATACTAAAACAAAACCTATCATTATTAAAAATGCCAAAGCTAAAATTTTAATGCTTGGATATTTTTCTACAAAATCTGCAATTGGTTTAGAAGCAAAAAGCATTACTAATACTGCAATAATAACAGCAATAATCATAATCTCTATATCTTGAGCAATACCCACAGCAGTAATAACACTATCTAGAGAAAATACTATATCTATCACAGCTATTTCAGCAACTACAATCCAAAGTTTATTGCTGATTTTTATATTACTTTGACTTTCCTCTTGATGTGTTATACTTTCTTTGATTTCTTTGATAGATTTAACTATCAAAAACAATCCTCCAAGCAAAAGCACCAAATCCCTACCTGAAATTTCATTCCCTAATATACTAAATAAAGGTGTGACAAGCTTCATAACCCAAAACAAAGACAATAACAATAAAATTCTAGTAATCATCGCAAAAGCAAGGCCTAAAACTCTACCCTTATCTCTATGCTCTGGTGGTAATTTAGAAACCAAAATAGCCAAGAAAATGATATTATCAATCCCTAGCACAATCTCTAAAGCTGTAAGAGTAAGCAATACCACCCAAGCATCTACACTAAAAATCCACTCAAACATTTACCTTCCTTAAACAAAAAGCGTAATTATAATGATAAAAAATTAATCATTTTCAAAAATTTCAACAATAGTTGCAGGTAAAATTTCATACTCTAATTTATGAATTTTATCTTCAAATTCTTCAAAGCTTAGTTTAGCTTTTTCAAACGCCTTTTGAGCAATGATTTTACCACCATCAAGCTCTTCATTAACCCAATGCACGCTAACACCCGCAACTTTCATATCGCTCTCATAACTTTCTTTGATAGCATGAGCACCTTTAAATAAAGGAAGCAAAGAAGGATGAAGATTAATAGCTTTTATATTTTGAGTGAAAATAGGACTTAAAATTCGCATAAATCCTGCTAAGATGGTCAGATCTGCTTGACTTTCTTTTATAATTTTTACTAACTCTGCGTCAAATTCTTCTCTTGAAGTAAATTTTTTATGCTCTATGATTTGAGTATTAAGGTTATATTTTAAAGCTCTTTGTATACCATAAGCTTCTTTTTTATTGCACACACATAAAACCACTTCAAAGGTATTTTTACCAAAAGTTTTTTTATGTAATTTTTCTAAAATATTTTCCAAATTACTTCCATTGCCACTAAATAAAATTGCTAATTTTATAAGCATTTTAACCCCTTTATCAATTTTAAAGCATCAAAACTAATTTTGTTTTTCTTATAATTTTTAGCTACTAAAGCATGAGCTAATGCTGCATTTTTAGCAGCCTCTAAAGCATTAAATTTAGCTCCAAGCAAAGCTGCTATCATACCACTTAACACATCCCCACTTCCACCTTTTGCTAAAGCTTCATTGCCACAATTTACTATAAAAAATTTTTCTTTTTGAGCGATGATAGAATTGGCCCCTTTTAATACCAAAACACATTGAAATTTAGAACTAAACTTTCTTGCATAAAAAAAGCGTTTGTTTTGAATTTCTTCTACGCTTATATCCTCATTAAAACAAAGTTTTAAAAGCATACAAAATTCTTTAGGATGAGGGGTTAAAACAACATCTTCTCTAGCAAGATATGAAAGTAAATTTTCACTTTGAAAGCAATTTGCGTCTAAGACTAAAGGAATGTTTTTTAATCTTTCATCTTTTAAAATACTTAAATCATCAAGTCCCATACCTATAGCAGCCGCATTTATTTTGCTTTCAATATCATCTTTTAGCATAATCAAAGGTGAAAAACTTTCTTTAGCCACTAAAGATACAAGTCCTGCTCCAAATTCTAAAGCACCGAGTCCAGCTAGAGTACCTGCACTTTTATTTGCAAAAATATAAATATGGCCAAAATCGCCTTTATTTGAGTTAATCTTTTTTGTAATAAGTTTTAAATCTTTTTTTTCTAGTAAAAAACTTGAAGTATTTTGCATATAAGGTTTTAAACCCAAATTTGCAATTTTAATTTTACCTGCAAATTCTTTTGCAAAATCTTCTAATAAAATTTCTTTAATCACTCCCATGCAAAGAGTGTAATCAGCCTTAAAACATAGCTCTTGTCCAAGCCCGCTAGGAACATCACAAGCTATTTTTAAAGCCTTACTTTTAGCAATTTTTTTAAAAATTCTTTGCAAATTTTCATCTAAAGCTTTATTTAAACCACTCCCAAAAACACAATCAACAATGATGTCAAAATCTTTAAATTTAGGTTCTTTTTTAAAAAATTTAAAACCTATATTTTTTAAAATTTGCTCTTGCTTGATAAACATTGTATTTTTTTTATATGGCATAACAAAAGCAAAAGCTTTTTTTAAATGCCTTATAGCCACAAGTCCATCAGCTCCATTTCCACCAGTACCGAGCAAAAATAAAATTTTGGCATTTTTTATGTTTTTACTTTTTTTCTTAATGAAATTTGCAAGCTCTATGCCTGCATTTTCCATCATCAAAAGCTCATCTAAACCTTTTTCAATAAGCTTTTTTTCATAAGAAATATTATCTTTAAATACTGCTTTCATCGCTCATCTCACATTTTATAAATTTTTGAGTTTTAGCGCCTAGCTCTTTAAGCTTTATCACTCTTGAAGCGATATTTCCACTTCCATGGGTAAGCTTTGTTTGCATATTATCTACATTTGTGTTTAATCTTTTAACATTTTCTTTGATTTTTTCAAAATCATCCAAAACGCCTGCAAATTTATCATGAAATTTACCCAGTTCATCAAAAGCTTTTAAGATATTTTCATTACTTTGTATATTTTTCCATGAAATATTTATAGTATTTAATGCCATAAAAAGAGTGTTTGGTGTAGTTAAATAAACCTTTTTTTTATAAGCGTATTGATAAATTTCAAGATCTACATTTAAAATCAAATCTAGAATATTTTGATAAGGTATAAAAAGCAAAACAAACTCATAAGTGTGTTTATCATACTGCATATAAGGCTTTTTAGCTAACTCATCAATTCTTGATTTTAGATTATAAGCTAAATCAAGACAGGTATTTTTACTAATATCTTCAAAAGCAAAATCACTTGGTAGAGAAAATTTTGCATCTATAACTATACTTTTTTGTTTATCTAAAAACACAACCGCATCAGGAATGTAAGTTTTACCCTCATCTTGAAATCTCTCTTGCAATTTATACTGCACACCCTCTACTAAACCGCTATTTTCTAAAACTGATTTTAGTTGCAATTCTGCAAAATTACCACGAATTTTTTTATCTCCTTTTAAAATTTTAGCTAGCTTATCTGCATTTTCTCCCATATTTTGACTAAATTTAAACATATGATCAATTTGTGTTTTAATGCTAACTTCATTTTGACTGAGTTTTTCACTATATTCTTTAACACTTTTTTTCACAGGCAAGAAAATTTCTTCTAAGATTTTTTTTGTATCTTCATTGAGCATAAGTTTGTTTTGATTTAAAATACTAGCATTTTGTTTTTGAAAATTTTGCTCTAGCTCTTGTTTTAATCCCGCCAAACTTTGTTTATATTTTTCTTCTAATTTTATTAAGGTTTGAGTGTATTCTTCTTTTAAATTTGCACGCTCTTTTAAATGCATATTTAAAAGTTCTTGTTGAGTTTGTTCTTTTTGTGCTAATTTTGCCTCTAAAGCTTCATTTTTAGATAAATACGATATTTTTTCATCTAAAAGTTTGGAATTTTTTTCCATAAGTGCAGTTTTTTCAAACTCTAAATTAGAAAGTTGATTTTGCAAAGTCATATTGTTTTGATTTAAAAATTCTAACTTTACTTTTTCTTTCTGACTTTTAAATACCACCCATACAAAAGCTAAAATTACAACAGCCAAAAAAGCTATTAAGATATTTTCCATTTTTAAGCCTTTGCTTTTTCAAGGAAATAAATATTTTTCTCATTTGCTTCTTTAAATTGTTTCATCTTTGGTAAAAGTTCTTTCATCAAAGCTTTGAAATTTTTAAAGCCGAAATTTTGTGGAATAAAATTTGCATGTTTTCTGTTCATATTGGTACGAATTTGAGCATATTCTGCGCGACCTTTTTCTTCTATCAAAGCCTCTGCGATATTGATTAAATCTTTGATATATTCTTTTTCAATTATGACTTTTGTTTTTGATTTATCTTGATCTAAATAAAAGAATTCACTAAAGGAATTCACATAAGATTTTACAGCTTGCTTTAAACCCATGCCTATAACTTGTTTTTTATTTTCTTTTAGCTTCTGTATCAAACTAGTATAATCACTATCGCTTGATACAATAACAAAAATATCAATATCTTTTTCATAAAAAACACTCATAATATCAGTAATTAAATACATATCACTTGAATTTTTATTAGCTAAAAAATTAAATTGTTGCATAGCAATGATAGAATATTGTGCGATTTGTTCTTTCCAATTTTGTATATTTTTTTGAGTCCAATCTCCATAAATTCGCTTTATAACAATTTCTCCATAATCAGAAGCAATACCAAAAATCGATTTTGCGTATTTTGAAGGAATATTTTCCGCATCTATAAAAATTGCTATGCTTTTATTTTCCATTTTTGCTCCTAAATATTTCTCATTCTAAAACTTAATGCTTTTAAAATATGAGTTTTTAAAATCAACTCACTTTGCTCTAAATCTGCAATGGTTCTTGCTACTTTTATAGTTTTATTTACCCCTCTTTGAGAAAGATTATATGAATTTATAGCCTTTTGCAAAATTTCATTAGCAGAAGACTCTAAAATACAAAATTGTTTCATCTGCTCATCATTTAATTTAGCATTAAACTCTTCTTGCTGTCTTTGTTTTTGAAATAAAAATCCTTTAAATACCATCTCGCTCATTTGCTCTGATGTTAAACTCATTTTATCCTTATATGAAATTTCATCCATAGCTACATAAAGATCAATTCTGTCTAAAATTGGAGATGAAATTTTGTTTTTATATTTTTTTATTTCTATTTCTTGACAACGACAATTTTGATTTTTAGAAAATAAATTTCCACAAGGACAAGGATTTTGCGCACAAGCAAATAAAAATTTAGTTTCATAAATCACTTTGGTATTAACTCTTGAAATAAGAATTTTAAAATCCTCTAATGGCTCCCTTAAACTTTCTATGATTTGTTTTGAAAAATGAGGAAACTCATCAAAAAATAAAACTCCTCCATTTGCAAGTGCTATTTCTCCTATCTTGGCATTTTTAGTTCCTCCGCCAAAAATACTAGCTCTAGTACTTGTATGATGAGGACTTCTAAAAACCCTACTAGCGCTAAAATCATCATCTAAAGAATTTAATGACTTATAAGCGTTTTGAGCTAAAATTTCTTTCAAGCTTTGCGGTGGCATGATAAAAGGAAGTCTTTTAGCACACATACTTTTACCGCTACCTGGACTACCTTCAAATAAAATATTATGCATTCCTAAAGCTGCTATTATACAAGCAAATTTAGCATTTTCTTGGCCTTTAACTTCCTTAAAATCATAAGGAAAGCTAGTGTTTTTTATATATTTTTCCCCATTAAATTTTATAGCATTTTCAAATAAAGGATGCGCATTGCATATATGATAATTCTCATATTTTTTTTCTTTAAAAAAATCTACAGCCTGGGCTAAATTTTCTAAAGCATAAATTGTTAAATTAGGTATCATTGAAGCTTTTTGTGCTATGGCTTTTGGCACTACTACTTTGGCATTTTGTATTTTTGTACTTAAAAAAAGCAAGATAGAAAATAAACTAGCAGTGCTTTTTATACTCCCATCTAATCCAAGTTCTCCAAAAACAAAAAAATCATCTAAAATTTCTTTTTGAAATAAAATCAAAATTGCAATAGCTAAGTCAAAATGAGAACCATTTTTAGGAATATCCGAAGGACTTAAGTTGATAGTAATTTTTTGTGCCGGAAAGCTAAAATTCTGA
The DNA window shown above is from Campylobacter lari and carries:
- a CDS encoding TerC family protein encodes the protein MFEWIFSVDAWVVLLTLTALEIVLGIDNIIFLAILVSKLPPEHRDKGRVLGLAFAMITRILLLLSLFWVMKLVTPLFSILGNEISGRDLVLLLGGLFLIVKSIKEIKESITHQEESQSNIKISNKLWIVVAEIAVIDIVFSLDSVITAVGIAQDIEIMIIAVIIAVLVMLFASKPIADFVEKYPSIKILALAFLIMIGFVLVCESFDIHIDKAYIYVAMAFSLVVEILNIISQKKQTNNS
- the rmuC gene encoding DNA recombination protein RmuC, which codes for MENILIAFLAVVILAFVWVVFKSQKEKVKLEFLNQNNMTLQNQLSNLEFEKTALMEKNSKLLDEKISYLSKNEALEAKLAQKEQTQQELLNMHLKERANLKEEYTQTLIKLEEKYKQSLAGLKQELEQNFQKQNASILNQNKLMLNEDTKKILEEIFLPVKKSVKEYSEKLSQNEVSIKTQIDHMFKFSQNMGENADKLAKILKGDKKIRGNFAELQLKSVLENSGLVEGVQYKLQERFQDEGKTYIPDAVVFLDKQKSIVIDAKFSLPSDFAFEDISKNTCLDLAYNLKSRIDELAKKPYMQYDKHTYEFVLLFIPYQNILDLILNVDLEIYQYAYKKKVYLTTPNTLFMALNTINISWKNIQSNENILKAFDELGKFHDKFAGVLDDFEKIKENVKRLNTNVDNMQTKLTHGSGNIASRVIKLKELGAKTQKFIKCEMSDESSI
- a CDS encoding NYN domain-containing protein, with the protein product MENKSIAIFIDAENIPSKYAKSIFGIASDYGEIVIKRIYGDWTQKNIQNWKEQIAQYSIIAMQQFNFLANKNSSDMYLITDIMSVFYEKDIDIFVIVSSDSDYTSLIQKLKENKKQVIGMGLKQAVKSYVNSFSEFFYLDQDKSKTKVIIEKEYIKDLINIAEALIEEKGRAEYAQIRTNMNRKHANFIPQNFGFKNFKALMKELLPKMKQFKEANEKNIYFLEKAKA
- a CDS encoding NAD(P)H-hydrate dehydratase; this translates as MKAVFKDNISYEKKLIEKGLDELLMMENAGIELANFIKKKSKNIKNAKILFLLGTGGNGADGLVAIRHLKKAFAFVMPYKKNTMFIKQEQILKNIGFKFFKKEPKFKDFDIIVDCVFGSGLNKALDENLQRIFKKIAKSKALKIACDVPSGLGQELCFKADYTLCMGVIKEILLEDFAKEFAGKIKIANLGLKPYMQNTSSFLLEKKDLKLITKKINSNKGDFGHIYIFANKSAGTLAGLGALEFGAGLVSLVAKESFSPLIMLKDDIESKINAAAIGMGLDDLSILKDERLKNIPLVLDANCFQSENLLSYLAREDVVLTPHPKEFCMLLKLCFNEDISVEEIQNKRFFYARKFSSKFQCVLVLKGANSIIAQKEKFFIVNCGNEALAKGGSGDVLSGMIAALLGAKFNALEAAKNAALAHALVAKNYKKNKISFDALKLIKGLKCL
- a CDS encoding YifB family Mg chelatase-like AAA ATPase, whose protein sequence is MKKLKCASFSTELDIIDVESTFTRGLPGFSIVGLANSTIKESTERIKATLLSQNFSFPAQKITINLSPSDIPKNGSHFDLAIAILILFQKEILDDFFVFGELGLDGSIKSTASLFSILLFLSTKIQNAKVVVPKAIAQKASMIPNLTIYALENLAQAVDFFKEKKYENYHICNAHPLFENAIKFNGEKYIKNTSFPYDFKEVKGQENAKFACIIAALGMHNILFEGSPGSGKSMCAKRLPFIMPPQSLKEILAQNAYKSLNSLDDDFSASRVFRSPHHTSTRASIFGGGTKNAKIGEIALANGGVLFFDEFPHFSKQIIESLREPLEDFKILISRVNTKVIYETKFLFACAQNPCPCGNLFSKNQNCRCQEIEIKKYKNKISSPILDRIDLYVAMDEISYKDKMSLTSEQMSEMVFKGFLFQKQRQQEEFNAKLNDEQMKQFCILESSANEILQKAINSYNLSQRGVNKTIKVARTIADLEQSELILKTHILKALSFRMRNI
- the purN gene encoding phosphoribosylglycinamide formyltransferase, producing the protein MLIKLAILFSGNGSNLENILEKLHKKTFGKNTFEVVLCVCNKKEAYGIQRALKYNLNTQIIEHKKFTSREEFDAELVKIIKESQADLTILAGFMRILSPIFTQNIKAINLHPSLLPLFKGAHAIKESYESDMKVAGVSVHWVNEELDGGKIIAQKAFEKAKLSFEEFEDKIHKLEYEILPATIVEIFEND